In Fusarium oxysporum Fo47 chromosome XI, complete sequence, the following are encoded in one genomic region:
- a CDS encoding RmlC-like cupin domain-containing protein, with the protein MAPAQTQDTSENTQKSSDLLEHPKGESVLTDKDRKALVFTDKHSSPDVYVNSSKDTLWHPWTGTLELKPLRFETRSGSFVIGLRTPVDCWLGKHRHRGTVTAVTLSGNWRYKEYDWVAGPGDYVVENPGTIHTLFMGAGAEVVFTITGSLEFFNDDDSLRETMDIFSFAELYYDHCKEKGVEPNEKLWY; encoded by the exons ATGGCGCCGGCCCAGACCCAAGACACATCAGAGAATACTCAAAAGAGTTCCGATCTATTGGAGCATCCCAAAGGCGAATCAGTACTCACAGACAAAGACCGAAAGGCACTCGTCTTCACCGACAAGCACAGTTCTCCAGATGTCTACGTCAACTCCAGCAAAGACACTCTGTGGCATCCCTGGACAGGAACGCTAGAGCTCAAGCCTCTCCGATTTGAAACGAGATCTGGTAGTTTCGTCATTGGGCTGAGAACGCCTGTCGATTGTTGGCTCGGAAAGCATAGACATAGAGGTACAGTCACAGCTGTTACACTTTCTGGGAATTGGAGATACAAGGA GTATGACTGGGTCGCTGGACCTGGGGACTACGTTGTTGAGAACCCAGGAACTATTCACACGCTGTTCATGGGTGCTGGCGCAGAGGTGGTGTTTACCATTACAGGAAGCCTCGAGTTCTTCAATGACGATGACAGCTTAAGGGAGACAATGGACATCTTCAGTTTCGCGGAGCTTTATTATGACCATTGCAAGGAGAAGGGTGTCGAGCCAAATGAGAAACTATGGTACTAA
- a CDS encoding fungal-specific transcription factor domain-containing protein: MDSTPAARRRRRRRVAEENRKRAPRACDRCKARKSKCIESSPGICQRCEAGQLSCRFDRDRLSPRQSQSPMHAGDATITAVAASSQTGATPQENISIESHQTEGILWPRFLTRLREAFSLDPISGPEEQDMVNLQANITRPNNPSLAEQARLKKIVDSFPPRSIAEFLVHVCIRRGTDVFFYFDQAQLIHEIEQFYTNQTCPLRFDPSFICLALTIFALGSHWTPLERPGHSRIDEHDPGRLFFEQAKVLVPDIIELPGLRSIQVCLILGVYLMPQNAVGSSYVYTGMALRKALAFDLHQDSDDQAMDAREREVRRRLWWSIYSLERCSTIKLNRPRSVAPDIITVPLPTVMPEFDDSQKFNNVLLQIAFARLISILDRVADWESTVTNDSGRADTSSLENQLREWKDSLPGDFDLETIPPQDSRYRAVFHIWLNYYYAWIVMGKMSLITLVRMTLRRHLGDNPEPCNIDAKAEKLSKSCAKASKKLLQLFEDLNQTGYTTRFSFTDFQGCSIATIVTLIAGILDRDPGYERRVRFGLDFLRRMATGNPNAQVGVRFVEALRSISNEAWSKLSRSRQPPANVIDEGLQSSAYNEWAEWLSNQEQSQNFNNNEAIGEGALGADQNTQVPPGADAEFWSTGPEVLEWSSRTDAVLEPLMSRLPVPQLQAGEQLDPFETYRLSTTYNDDQPFLMGLTGFDVLDFAGYPPDMAP; this comes from the exons CATGGATTCAACACCCGCGGCTCGACGTCGCCGCCGTAGACGCGTTGCCGAAGAGAACCGAAAACGTGCGCCTCGAGC GTGCGATCGATGCAAGGCTCGGAAGAGCAAATGCATTGAGTCGAGTCCAGGCATTTGTCAAAGATGTGAAGCGGGTCAGCTTAGTTGTCGCTTTGACAG AGATAGGTTGTCTCCGCGACAAAGTCAAAGCCCAATGCACGCTGGAGATGCTACCATTACTGCCGTAGCTGCCTCGTCTCAAACGGGAGCAACACCACAGGAGAACATTTCCATAGAAAGCC ACCAGACTGAAGGCATACTATGGCCCCGATTTCTGACAAGACTACGCGAAGCCTTTTCTTTAGACCCAATATCAGGCCCTGAGGAGCAGGATATGGTCAATCTACAGGCT AATATTACGCGACCAAACAACCCATCGCTCGCAGAACAGGCCCgcctcaagaagattgtcGACTCATTTCCTCCTCGATCTATCGCTGAGTTCCTTGTTCATGTCTGCATCAGACGAGGCACCGATGTCTTCTTCTATTTCGACCAAGCACAACTCATTCATGAGATTGAGCAGTTCTACACCAATCAAACGTGTCCATTAAGGTTCGATCCCAGTTTCATCTGTCTCGCATTGACAATCTTCGCACTTGGCAGCCACTGGACCCCTTTAGAACGACCGGGCCATTCGCGAATTGATGAACACGATCCCGGGCGTTTGTTCTTCGAGCAGGCTAAGGTCCTTGTGCCGGATATAATCGAGCTTCCAGGCCTCAGGTCTATCCAAGTATGCTTGATACTCGGTGTCTATCTCATGCCGCAGAATGCAGTTGGGTCGTCCTATGTCTACACGGGAATGGCTTTGAGGAAGGCTCTGGCATTTGACCTACATCAGGATTCGGACGACCAAGCAATGGACGCGCGAGAAAGAGAAGTTCGTCGTCGGTTGTGGTGGTCAATATACTCACTTGAAAG GTGCTCGACAATAAAGCTCAACAGGCCACGATCGGTGGCACCCGACATCATTACGGTTCCATTACCGACTGTTATGCCAGAATTTGACGACTCCCAAAAGTTCAACAATGTTCTGCTGCAAATAGCATTCGCTCGTCTCATATCCATCTTGGACAGAGTGGCTGATTGGGA GTCAACAGTAACGAACGATTCAGGTCGGGCAGATACATCGAGCCTGGAGAACCAGCTAAGAGAGTGGAAAGACTCGTTACCCGGAGACTTCGATCTGGAGACAATTCCTCCGCAAGACTCACGATATCGCGCTGTCTTTCATATCTGGCTCAACTATTACTATGCATGGATCGTTATGGGTAAGATGTCTCTCATTACTCTTGTGAGAATGACTCTTCGACGACATCTCGGAGACAACCCAGAGCCATGCAATATTGACGCAAAGGCTGAAAAGCTATCAAAGTCATGCGCAAAGGCTTCTAAAAAGCTGCTTCAGCTCTTTGAGGATCTGAACCAGACTGGTTACACCACGAGATTCTCATTCACGGACTTCCAAGGCTGCAGTATTGCTACCATCGTCACTCTCATAGCAGGTATCCTTGATAGGGATCCCGGATACGAAAGACGCGTCAGATTTGGTCTagacttcttgagaagaatgGCGACAGGGAACCCAAATGCTCAGGTTGGTGTTCGGTTTGTCGAAGCCCTTCGGTCCATCTCGAACGAGGCCTGGAGCAAGCTTAGTCGGTCTAGGCAGCCTCCTGCCAACGTTATTGACGAGGGGCTACAATCGTCTGCGTATAATGAATGGGCGGAGTGGCTGTCGAACCAAGAACAGTCCCAGAATTTTAATAACAACGAAGCGATTGGCGAAGGCGCATTAGGTGCCGACCAGAATACACAGGTACCTCCAGGTGCCGACGCAGAGTTCTGGTCTACAGGGCCTGAGGTTCTGGAATGGAGCTCACGCACTGATGCAGTTCTCGAGCCACTCATGTCACGTCTACCGGTTCCACAGCTTCAGGCCGGCGAGCAGCTTGATCCGTTTGAGACATATCGCCTGTCGACGACGTATAATGACGACCAGCCATTTTTAATGGGGCTCACAGGCTTTGATGTGCTGGACTTTGCAGGCTATCCTCCCGATATGGCGCCATGA
- a CDS encoding major facilitator superfamily transporter, translated as MDNALEKKMSAPKLDESEARGEILDMDDSYTPEEEKAVLRKIDMVILPFMCFVFFLQYLDKQSLSYAAVFGLIDDLNLTSSQYSWCSSIFYVGQLVAEYPCIYLMSRLHLTKFVGVTVIVWGTICMCLAAPHNFAGFAAVRFLLGFSEGAVSPAFVTITSIWYRKSEHTLRTALWVTMNGVAQVVGCLLMYGIGKNSSLRLAPWRTLFLVCGAMTVVAGIAFFTLMPNGPRDAWFLSPREREVLSMRMARDREGGDKTSFSTSQLRETLLDPNAWAVFWFGVLVTMQSPVLTFASLVIKSVGYTQLETMLYTAPSGAVQIGLLWIGVGLCTLFPQQRSLVVLVLIIPPLIGNVFLMKLDVSAGWGLIAASWVSSCITASMSILLSLSASNVKGNTKRALVNCMFFIGYCAGCIGSPQLWTNGPRYREGVITSIVTWCLLFLTMIVYRTLCTRDNKKRDLAGESHSTGEVILDKNGLPKSDLTDKEDRAFRYSY; from the exons ATGGATAatgctcttgagaagaaaATGTCTGCGCCAAAGCTTGATGAGTCTGAGGCAAGGGGTGAGATCCTCGACATGGACGATTCATACACTccggaagaagagaaagcgGTTCTTCGCAAGATTGACATGGTCATCCTGCCATTC ATGtgcttcgtcttcttcctccagtACCTCGACAAGCAGAGTTTGAGCTACGCTGCTGTCTTTGGTCTCATCGACGACCTCAATTTGACCAGCTCTCAGTACTCCTGGTGCAGCTCTATCTTCTACGTCGGCCAATTGGTCGCTGAATATCCCTGTATCTACCTCATGAGCAGACTGCACCTCACCAAGTTCGTCGGAGTCACAGT TATCGTATGGGGCACCATCTGCATGTGTCTCGCAGCTCCCCACAACTTTGCCGGGTTCGCCGCTGTTCGtttcctcctcggcttcaGCGAAGGTGCCGTATCGCCTGCCTTCGTCACCATCACGTCCATCTGGTACCGCAAGTCTGAACATACACTTCGCACTGCTCTTTGGGTCACCATGAATGGCGTTGCACAAGTTGTCGGATGTCTTCTCATGTATGGCATAGGAAAGAATTCGTCACTCCGTCTTGCACCATGGCGTACTCTGTTCCTTGTCTGTGGTGCCATGACAGTCGTCGCTGGTATCGCCTTCTTTACACTGATGCCTAACGGCCCGAGAGATGCTTGGTTCTTGAGCCCCAGAGAACGCGAGGTGTTGTCGATGCGCATGGCTCGTGACCGTGAGGGAGGTGATAAGACAAGCTTCAGCACCAGTCAACTCCGAGAGACTCTCCTGGACCCTAACGCTTGGGCAGTCTTTTGGTTCGGAGTTTTGGTTACGATGCAGTCACCCGTGCTTACCTTCGCATCTCTTGTCATCAAGTCGGTCGGTTACACGCAGCTCGAGACTATGCTCTACACGGCACCATCGGGAGCAGTTCAGATCGGACTATTGTGGATTGGAGTCGGACTTTGCACCCTGTTTCCCCAACAGCGATCGTTGGTCGTGCTGGTTCTGATCATTCCACCTCTTATCGGCAACgtcttcttgatgaagcttgATGTCAGCGCTGGTTGGGGTCTGATCGCTGCATCATGGGTG TCATCTTGCATTACAGCTTCAATGTCGATTCTCCTCTCACTCTCCGCGTCGAATGTTAAAGGCAACACCAAGAGAGCTTTGGTAAACTGCATGTTCTTCATCGGATATTGTGCAGGCTGTATTGGATCCCCTCAGCTTTGGACCAATGGCCCCCGATATCGAGAGGGTGTCATCACCAGCATCGTCACTTGGTGTCTCCTGTTCCTGACGATGATTGTTTATCGCACCCTCTGCACTCGTGATAACAAGAAGAGAGACCTGGCTGGAGAGTCTCACAGCACTGGGGAGGTTATTTTGGATAAGAATGGCTTGCCCAAGTCTGACTTGACAGACAAGGAGGACAGGGCGTTCCGATATAGTTACTAG
- a CDS encoding Alpha/Beta hydrolase protein — MARFVLNSLLFLGGALASPVQERKVDCTGTNAISMHCRSNEVPYTRDFFYIGGRSAKGTSGTITVDQVYVEKLTPTKQWTQKHPLVFFHGGGLSGSTWLNTPDNREGWASYFTKRGYVVYLVDNNAIGRSAENAIASFPMAAGSATETVMKFFTSPENYETYPQAKLHTQWPGTGADGDLVYDQFKKSLIPLTTNFVGQENALRAGGCELLSLLGEKAFLISHSLGSRNPLLLSNDCPEYIAGSINLEAATSPFWSYAEGLGGFAGSPWGLTNTPVTYDPPVSDPSELESESVGEETLAHRNCYLQVEPARKLPQINKVPYLLLTGEASVHITYDHCVIDFLKQAGGKPEWIKLADWGIKGNGHFLHVEKNNMQIAGIVDAWIQKKSFNGTKSA; from the exons ATGGCGCGTTTCGTTCTCAATTCGCTGCTCTTCCTCGGCGGCGCCCTAGCGTCTCCTGTCCAGGAACGCAAGGTGGATTGCACTGGCACGAACGCCATTAGCATGCACTGCCGCTCGAATGAGGTCCCCTACACGAGAGATTTCTTCTACATCGGCGGTCGCTCTGCAAAGGGGACTTCCGGAACCATCACCGTTGATCAAGTCTACGTGGAGAAGTTGACGCCTACTAAGCAGTGGACTCAGAAGCATCCTCTTGTCTTCTTCCACGGTGGTGGTCTATCGGGAAGTACTTGGCTCAACACACCCGATAACCGTGAGGGATGGGCTAGCTACTTCACCAAGAGGGGCTATGTCGTGTACTTAGTGGATAACAATGCCATCGGTCGCAGTGCTGAGAACGCTATTGCTAGCTTCCCCATGGCCGCGGGTTCTGCTACTGAGACTGTCATGAAGTTCTTCACCTCTCCCGAGAACTATGAGACCTATCCCCAAGCTAAGCTGCACACCCAGTGGCCTGGTACCGGAGCCGATGGCGACCTTGTGTACGACCAGTTCAAGAAGTCGCTGATTCCTCTTACCACCAACTTTGTCGGCCAGGAGAACGCTCTCCGTGCCGGTGGTTGCgagcttctttctctccttgGCGAGAAGGCCTTTCTCATCTCCCATTCGCTTGGTAGCAGGAATCCTCTTCTGCTTTCCAACGATTGCCCCGAGTACATCGCTGGTAGCATCAATCTCGAGGCTGCTACTTCACCTTTCTGGTCTTATGCTGAGGGACTAGGTGGATTTGCTGGTTCGCCTTGGGGTTTGACCAACACACCTGTGACTTACGACCCTCCAGTCAGCGACCCATCCG AACTTGAAAGCGAGTCCGTTGGAGAGGAGACTCTCGCTCATCGCAACTGCTATCTTCAAGTCGAGCCCGCCCGCAAGCTTCCTCAGATCAACAAGGTTCCTTACCTGCTCCTGACTGGTGAAGCTTCTGTTCACATCACATACGATCACTGTGTTATCGACTTCCTCAAGCAGGCTGGTGGCAAGCCTGAGTGGATCAAGTTGGCTGACTGGGGTATCAAGGGCAACGGTCATTTCTTGcatgttgagaagaataACATGCAGATTGCTGGTATTGTTGATGCTTGGATCCAGAAGAAGTCTTTCAATGGCACAAAGAGTGCTTAA
- a CDS encoding fungal-specific transcription factor domain-containing protein: MRNIRLDSLPSDREVASQSYGLRLRWDQGVASRGKLMGKSVPLRPQIKHGVPRTHKQSRTLRMKKHTDDENSPRCQAVLHTKQNVELVDRHVRQAAHAVLFQHFNHEVASKLAWLDGPKNPWRTLVLPLAQRSSCLRLSTLGLAAAHMSVVSPQNKAALVHIHRNLRDATLCHLNRQMESELKRGVARCDKITEASVLIEIILTMISLCYAEMFIPNSTRWRLHLSGVRTGFDRFDLANPHEKVISQFFIEELDYLEAFGNISTFSSTLRRHRPISQHATSDDYFKEFTEALYEITVTERTRDNAIRTGKILTGTDMTVWQDKLTRSYDSVCARIDSTSSQDVSLQIGLKSVLKAQYYACLVYSYQALASEAERSVATPPLLDCLYNEIIFMTSWPTESVSHNISFPLFILGTASQLYTEKQVMIERLFTENIAATGFSCNSAVLQFLRDFWNATAAGSTQNWIQYARDNEERISPFIVF, from the exons ATGCGGAATATTCGCCTCGATTCTTTGCCGTCGGATCGTGAGGTTGCTTCTCAGA GCTACGGCCTTCGTTTGAGATGGGATCAGGGAGTGGCGAGCAGAGGCAAATTGATGGGGAAATCAGTCCCGTTACGACCTCAGATCAAGCATGGTGTACCACGCACACACAAACAATCAAGGACCCTTCGCATGAAGAAGCATACCGATGACGAAAACTCTCCCCGTTGCCAAGCTGTATTGCACACAAAGCAGAATGTCGAGCTTGTCGATCGTCACGTCCGACAAGCGGCTCATGCAGTCCTCTTTCAACATTTCAACCACGAAGTCGCATCAAAGCTTGCGTGGCTGGATGGGCCCAAGAACCCATGGCGAACTCTCGTACTTCCTCTTGCGCAACGCTCATCCTGCTTGCGGCTATCAACGCTGGGTTTGGCAGCAGCACATATGTCTGTCGTGTCTCCCCAAAATAAGGCAGCGCTTGTTCACATTCACCGAAATCTTCGAGATGCGACTCTATGTCACCTAAACCGGCAGATGGAATCCGAGCTGAAGCGCGGAGTAGCGCGGTGCGATAAGATTACCGAAGCCTCGGTTCTCATCGAGATTATTCTCACCATGATTTCTTTATGCTATGCAGAAATGTTCATACCGAACTCGACGAGATGGAGACTCCACCTCAGCGGTGTCCGCACAGGATTCGATAGATTTGACCTCGCAAATCCACACGAAAAGGTAATTTCTCAGTTCTTCATCGAAGAACTTGACTACCTGGAGGCTTTCGGGAATATATCGACATTCAGCTCAACTTTGAGACGCCATAGGCCCATCTCACAGCACGCGACCTCTGATGACTACTTCAAAGAATTTACCGAAGCGCTTTATGAGATCACGGTTACCGAGAGAACCCGAGATAACGCTATTAGGACAGGGAAGATACTTACTGGCACGGATATGACTGTGTGGCAAGACAAGCTCACGAGGTCTTATGACTCCGTTTGCGCCCGCATTGACTCTACCTCATCACAAGATGTCTCTCTCCAGATAGGCCTTAAGTCTGTTCTCAAAGCTCAATACTACGCTTGCCTGGTGTACAGCTACCAAGCTCTTGCTTCAGAGGCGGAAAGGTCAGTAGCTACTCCTCCGCTACTTGATTGTCTCTACAACgagatcatcttcatgacATCATGGCCAACAGAATCTGTTTCACACAACATCTCATTCCCGCTGTTCATACTTGGAACAGCTAGTCAGTTATACACCGAGAAGCAAGTCATGATCGAGAGGCTTTTCACCGAAAACATAGCCGCGACAGGATTCTCCTGTAATTCGGCAGTATTGCAATTTTTGAGAGACTTCTGGAACGCAACAGCAGCTGGGTCGACTCAAAACTGGATACAGTATGCGAGAGACAACGAGGAGCGGATAAGCCCATTTATTGTGTTCTGA
- a CDS encoding amino acid permease-domain-containing protein produces MDPPKEDIKAEPICYDGSVLEGSQSQYDTDDAYLKSLGKSAELHRVYNFWTLCAYQVMISATWTCVVVFYGVIFDVGGPASLLYGSIIVAIGQTLLMASLAEYCGIWPTAGGQQFYVQKLATEKYRPFLSYFVGWCLLLAETATGSSCALNTANIIGTMVSIFHPNIDWKPSALPFYSTVGAVFTILGFFGWAITLLATAPKASAKFVFTQFINNSGYTNNGWVFILSFYSPLYGLYGTDSMMHLVEEMKNASQDAPRAMVWSMVLSGVATIVTDLILLFCCGNYAEYVTALSPYVTWFSDVAGNEYAGIYVAIVFGVVNLLVCTGILSSCSRLGWRMAEDKAFPWSHRLQKIDHKLQIPLNFIFAIMVVEVIIGLISLGSELAYNAIVSGAGVCFALAYAIPVTVALVRGRSVLPPRPHFDLGRWGYFVNYVSVAWALLTIVIYVMPLYLPVTGENIGNMNWAALIVGATFLFSGVWWVFGARFRYLKEASFDTEPIPVTGEHSSSS; encoded by the exons ATGGATCCCCCTAAAGAAgacatcaaggctgagccaATCTGCTACGATGGATCCGTTCTCGAGGGCAGCCAGTCTCAGTATGACACTGACGATGCGTATCTCAAGTCCCTCGGAAAGTCGGCTGAGTTGCATCGCGTCTACAACTTCTGGACAT TATGCGCATACCAGGTCATGATCAGTGCGACATGGACGTGCGTCGTCGTTTTCTACGGTGTGATCTTTGACGTCGGTGGACCAGCCTCGCTTCTCTACGGATCCATCATCGTCGCAATCGGCCAAACCCTACTCATGGCCTCACTCGCTGAATACTGTGGCATCTGGCCTACTGCAGGTGGTCAGCAGTTCTACGTCCAGAAACTCGCTACCGAAAAGTACCGACCGTTCCTCTCATACTTCGTCGGTTGGTGTCTGCTTCTAGCCGAGACTGCCACTGGCTCTTCTTGTGCCTTGAATACCGCCAACATCATTGGTACCATGGTGTCCATATTTCACCCAAATATTGACTGGAAG CCCAGCGCACTCCCTTTCTACAGCACCGTCGGCGCCGTTTTTACAAtccttggcttctttggctggGCTATCACTCTTCTTGCCACAGCCCCGAAAGCCAGCGCGAAATTCGTATTTACTCAATTCATCAACAATTCGGGATACACGAATAACGGATGGGTGTTCATACTCAGTTTTTACAGCCCTCTGTATGGCCTTTATGGGACGGATAGCATGATGCATTTggttgaggagatgaagaacgCCTCTCAAGACGCACCA AGAGCCATGGTTTGGTCTATGGTCCTTTCTGGCGTTGCTACTATCGTCACTGATCTCATCCTACTGTTTTGCTGCGGCAATTATGCTGAGTATGTAACGGCCTT GTCACCATACGTCACTTGGTTTTCGGACGTCGCGGGCAATGAGTATGCCGGGATCTATGTTGCAATAGTGTTTGGTGTCGTAAAC cttcttgttTGCACTGGCATCCTGTCTTCGTGTTCCCGTCTCGGCTGGCGCATGGCGGAGGACAAGGCATTCCCATGGTCCCATCGCCTCCAGAAGATCGATCATAAGCTGCAGATTCCTTTGAACTTTATCTTTGCCATCATGGTGGTCGAAGTCATCATTGGCCTCATTTCTTTAGGCAGTGAACTGGCCTACAACGCCATCGTCAgtggtgctggtgtttgTTTCGCCCTTGCCTACGCGATACCAGTTACGGTG GCTCTTGTCCGAGGCCGTTCAGTTCTTCCACCTCGCCCTCACTTTGATCTTGGCAGATGGGGATACTTTGTGAACTATGTTTCTGTTGCATGGGCCTTACTGACTATCGTCATCTATGT CATGCCGCTGTATCTTCCAGTCACGGGTGAAAACATCGGGAACATGAACTGGGCCGCACTCATTGTTGGGGCAACGTTCCTATTTTCCGGTGTTTGGTGGGTATTCGGAGCAAGATTCAGATACCTGAAGGAAGCCTCCTTTGATACGGAGCCGATCCCTGTGACGGGAGAGCATTCCAGTAGTTCTTGA
- a CDS encoding Lactonase, 7-bladed beta-propeller-domain-containing protein: MHGKLLSVLLGSAVLAVPSQAVNLFVADYGGNVSTLSLTESAKGFDLSVTSKTTDCSPGPSWLTLDKPSNVLYCLDRGLNSQPPGSLNSFTIGEKGVLKRVSRVKSITGGAVAGGIVTGASGKRGYFSASYTPGVASLYGLGDKGTIVGTAPLQELTTKISQTGPIADRQEASHLHHVILDPTGKYVITPDLGGDVCRVFTYDKNTLTPIAEVGSLSAPRGSGPRHGFFRIMANGETFFFFNGELDQKVYSYSVKYTRTGLSFTKVFEIPSLNASFPPNTAPISEIAMSPDQRFVIVTNREKSFANSPQRGSGPSDTLTVFRINEDGTLKPIQAVPSGGYLPRQFSFNKAGDKIAVGHQVNQTVVIWKRDVKSGKIITEQEGGKLAQVKLTGDVVATIWDE, from the exons ATGCACGGTAAACTACTCAGTGTGCTTCTAGGCTCTGCCGTTTTGGCAGTGCCTAGCCAAGCCGTCAACCTTTTCGTAGCGGACTACGGCGGCAATGTGAGCACTCTGAGCCTCACCGAATCCGCAAAAGGCTTCGACCTCTCCGTCACCTCGAAAACGACCGACTGTTCTCCCGGACCCAGTTGGCTCACCCTTGACAAGCCTAGCAACGTGCTTTATTGTCTGGATCGCGGTCTCAACTCCCAACCGCCTGGTTCATTGAACTCGTTCACCATTGGAGAAAAGGGTGTTTTGAAGCGCGTTTCTCGCGTCAAGTCCATCACGGGAGGCGCTGTTGCAGGCGGGATCGTTACTGGTGCAAGCGGAAAACGTGGTTATTTCAGTGCTTCATA CACTCCAGGTGTAGCATCGCTTTATGGTCTCGGCGACAAAGGCACAATTGTCGGCACCGCACCACTTCAAGAGCTTACCACGAAAATTAGCCAGACTGGCCCAATTGCAGACCGCCAGGAAGCAAGCCATCTTCACCATGTCATTCTTGACCCTACTGGAAAGTATGTCATTACACCCgatcttggtggtgatgtcTGCCGCGTCTTTACTTACGACAAGAACACTCTCACTCCCATTGCTGAGGTGGGCAGCTTGAGCGCTCCTCGTGGTTCTGGACCCCGCCATGGATTCTTCAGAATTATGGCGAATGGCGagactttcttcttcttcaacggtGAACTTGACCAGAAGGTGTACTCTTACAGCGTCAAGTATACCCGCACAGGTCTCTCCTTCACAAAGGTCTTTGAAATTCCATCGCTGAACGCTAGCTTTCCCCCAAACACGGCTCCCATCAGCGAAATTGCCATGAGC CCTGACCAGCGCTTCGTGATCGTCACCAACCGCGAGAAGTCTTTCGCCAACTCTCCCCAGCGAGGATCTGGTCCTTCCGACACCCTCACAGTCTTCCGGATCAATGAGGATGGCACTCTGAAGCCTATCCAGGCTGTCCCATCTGGCGGATATCTTCCCCGCCAGTTCTCATTCAACAAGGCCGGTGACAAGATTGCGGTTGGTCATCAGGTCAACCAGACCGTTGTCATTTGGAAGCGCGATGTCAAGAGTGGCAAGATCATTACGGAGCAGGAGGGCGGAAAACTGGCGCAGGTGAAGCTCACCGGAGATGTTGTAGCTACCATCTGGGACGAGTAA